DNA from Aliarcobacter butzleri:
AAGATAAAAAACTATATTTTGATTTGTTAAAAAATCCATAAATAACCTTTGATTTGTGTTTAAAATAAATCAGATTATAACTAAAAATTTGTTATATTCTCACTTAATAAAAATATGAAGGTTTATTTTGAATTTAAAAGAAGAGATTAAAAAACTAAAAGAAGAATTAGACGTAACTTTAGTTGCTCACTTTTATCAAAGAGATGAAGTTTTTGAATTAGCAGATATTACTGGTGATTCTTTAGAGTTAGCAAAAAAAGTTATGAATACAAATACAAAATTTGTTGTTTTTTGTGGTGTTGGCTTTATGGGTGAAAGTGTAAAAATAATGAGCCCGCAAAAAAGAGTTTTAATGCCAAAAGTTGCCTGTTGCGCGATGGCTAGAATGATTGACGAAGGATATTTTGAACAAAATTTAAAAAAAATTAATGAAGCTGGAATCCCAAATGAAAATATCTTACCAATTACTTATATAAACTCAAGTGCAAGAGTAAAAGCAAGAGTTGGAATGATGGGTGGAATGGTATGTACCTCATCAAATGCTTATAAAATAATAGAAAAAGGTCTAAAATCAGATAAAAAAATATTTTTTGTACCTGACCGTTGTTTAGGACAAAATTTTGCTAAATCACTAAATCTAAAATCTGCTGTTGTGGGAGATGGAACTGATCTAAAAGAAGCTGATATTATTTGTTATAACGGTTTTTGTTCTGTTCACCAACAATTCTCAGTTGATGATATAGAGTTTTATAGAGAAAAATTTCCAGGAATTTTAGTAGCTGTTCATCCAGAGTGTGATCCAAGTGTTTGTGATAAGGCTGATTTTGTAGGTTCAACTTCTCAATTAATAACATATATTAAAAATTTAGACCCAGAACAAAAAGTTGTTGTTGGTACAGAGTTTAATATGGTAAATAGATTAAGAACAAAAAATACTTATATTTTAAGTTCTACAAAACCAGAATGTCCAACTATGAATGAAACTACTTTAGAAGACGTTTACCGAACTTTAAAATCTATAAAAGATGATAATATTTCAAAAGAAACTGAAATTTATGTGGATGAAGAAACTATAAAATGGGCAAAAGTAGCATTAGAAAGGATGTTTGAAGTATGATAAATATAAGAAAGTTTGTAAAAAACGCAATAAATGAAGATAATGGAAGAGGAGATTTATTTTTTGATATAGCTCCTGAAGGTAACTTTACAGCAAAAATCATATCAAAAAGTGAAGGAATACTTGCAGGTGTAAAATATGCAAATATTCTGGCTAAAACTGAAAAATTTAAAATAGTATTTTTAAAGCAAGACGGAGATTTTATCCATAAAGGTGATGTTTTAGCAACTTTAGAAGGACGAGCTTCAAAACTACTTTCAAGTGAAAGAACACTTTTAAATATGTTACAACATGCTTCTGGAATTGCAACAATGGCAAACAAATACTCAAAAATGATTGAAGATACTCATGTTGTATTATTAGATACAAGAAAAACAAGACCTCAACTTAGAGATTTTGAAAAATATGCTAGTAGAATTGGCGGAGCTATAAATCATAGACTTGGACTTGATGATTGTTTGATGTTAAAAGATACTCACTTAAGAACAATTGATAATCTTGCAGAATTTGTAAAAAAAGCTAGAAAAAGAATATCTTGGGTTACAAAAATAGAAATAGAGTGTGAAACTTTAGACCAAGTTAAAGAAGCTATGGCTGCTGGTGCAGATATTATCATGTGTGATAACATGACTCCTGAACAAATAAAAGGTGTTGTTACTTTTAGAAATGAAAATTACCCACATATTTTACTTGAAGCTAGTGGAAATATAAATTTTCAAACAATTCGAGAATTTGCACTAACAGGTGTTGATGCAATCAGTAGTGGAAGTATCATTCATCAAGCAACTTGGCTTGACTTTTCAATGAGAGTTGATTAACTTTTGGTTAGTAAGTTTTTGTTAGATTTAATTTTGAGAAAGGAGGGTTAATATTGAAAAAAGATTTTATTCTAAATAATAAAGTTGATATGTCAGAATATACTAAAGCTTTAGAATTAATAGAAAAAAGCAAATATATTCTAATTATTACTCATGTTAATCCAGATCCTGATTCTATTGGTTCAGCTTTAGCTTTATCAAATCTATTTTATGAAAATAAAATAAAACATAAGGTTTTTAATATAAGTTCTGATTTACCACAAAATCTTGATTTTATTCCAAGATTTGAAAAAATAACATCAGAACTTCCTAGTTTTTTTGATTTAGCTATTAGTGTTGATTGTGGAACTTATGGAAGACTTGGATTTGAACTTCCTTCAAATATTCCACTTATAAATTTTGACCATCACAAATCAAATGATAATTTTGGAGCAGTAAATATCGTAGATTCAATGAAAAGTTCAACAGCAGAACTTGTTTATGAATTTTTCAAACATAATGGATTATATATCACAAAAGCTAGTGCAACAGCTCTTTATGTTGGAATTTATGATGATACATTAGCTTTTTCATTAAATCGTTGTGATGAAATAACTTTCCAAAAAATAAATTTTTTAGTTGAGTGCGGAGCAAGTCCATCTGATATAGCAAATAAACTTTTACGAAGAGATTCTTTGGCAAAATATAGAATAATTCCAAAAGTTTTAAATAGCTTAGAACTTTATCAAGAAGGAGCTGTTGCTTCAATTATTGCTAAAGAAGAGTGGTTCAAGGAAACAGGAGCTCACAATAGAGATTGTGAAGATGCTCTTGATATGATTATGAGTATGGCTATAGTGAGAATAGCTTTTTTTGTAAGGATTGTAAATGGTGTGTCAAGAGTATCATTAAGATCAAAAGGAAAAATTGATGTTGCTTTGATAGCGTCTAAGTTTAATGGTGGTGGGCATTTTAATGCCGCTGGTTGTACTTTAGAAATGAAAGATGTAGAAATCGCAAAAAATATAGTTTTAAAGGAAATTCTTGAGTTATATAAATAAAAAAAGTAGTTGGCTATATATTCTTGTAGCTATTATGTTTGTTGTTGTTGGTGTGTTAGCATATGCTTTAACTTTGGATAGAAGTGCTCCAAAGATTATTGTTCAAAATGAAGTTATGGGTAAAGATATTTATTGGAATTTACAAAATCCTATAAAAATTGATATCGGTGATGCAAGTGGAATTAAATCTTATGAAGTAACTTTTAATGATGGTCAAAGTCAAATAAATTTAGATACAAAAGTAGTAAAAGAGGATCAAAATAGTGTTTCTCTTGAAATATCTTCACCAAAAAATTCGGAATTTTTAAAAGCTACAAATGGTACTTTAAAAATTGTAGCTTTTGATAATAGCAAATGGAATTTTTTTAAAGGAAATGAAGCTACTAAAACTACTAATGTAATAATTGATAGAAGAAGTCCAATTGCAAATGTTATTACAAACTCTTATTTATTAAGACAAGGAGGAAGTGGTGTTTTAATTGTTGAAGTAGCTGATGACAATCTAAAAGACTATTATGTAACTTTCAATGATGAAGTTATTTTTGAACTTTTCCCTTTCTACAAAAAAAATTACTACATATCAATCATTACTTGGCCAATTGATATAAAAGAGTTTAAAAGAGTTAATCTTGTAGCTATTGATATGGCTGGAAATAAATCTGTTACAAAAATTCCATATTATATTCAACCATTTAAAGAAAAAGTTGATGAACTAAAAATTTCTGATGAGTTTGCAAATAATATTAGTAAAAAAGTATTAGAAGAGAGTAATATGCCTGTTCCATTAGAACCTGCAGAAATTTTCGTAAAAGCAAATAAAGAATTAAGACAAAAAAATCTTCAAACTATGAAAGAAGTTGTAGTTCAGAATTTTAAAAATAATGAACAAATTCCTTTTAATGTAAAACCATTTGTTAGACTTCCAAATGCAGCAACTTTTGCTATGTTTGGTGAAAGAAGACACTATTTTTATGGTGATCAAAAAATTGATGAAGCTTGGCACTTAGGTATGGACTGGGCAAGTGTTAAAAGAGCTGATATTAATATAACAAATCCTGGAAAAGTTATATTTAAAGACTACTTAGGAATTTATGGAAATAGTATTATTGTTGATCATGGATTAGGTCTTGCATCACTTTATGCTCATACAAGTAGTCAAAATGTTGAAGTTGGAGATTTTGTAACAACAGGTCAACATATAGCAAATACTGGAGCAACTGGTGCGGTATTTGGAGATCACTTACACTTTGGAATCTTAATTCAAGGAATAGAAGCAAATCCAAATGAATGGTTAGATGTTAGTTGGATGAATAAAAATCTTGACCAAACAATGAAAGATGCAATAAAAATAATAGATGGGAAAAAATAGTAAATGAAACAAAGAACAATAGCAAAAAATGTAGATATTGTTGGAATAGGACTTCATAAAGGCGTTCCTGTAAAAATGAGACTAGAGCCACTTGATAGTGATATGGGAATCATCTTTTACAGAAGTGATGCTGGTGTTACAATTCCAGTAAAAAAAGAGTTTGTTGTTGATACAAAAATGGCAACTGTTATTGGAAAAGATGGAGTAGTTATTTCTACAATAGAACATCTTTTATCAGCTATTTATGCTTATGGTATAGATAATTTACGAATAGTATTAGATAATGACGAGGTTCCTGTACTTGATGGAAGTTCTGCTGGTTATTGTATGCTTATCGAAGAAGCTGGAATAAAAGAACTTGAAAAAAGTAAAAAAGCAATAAAAATCAAAAAAGAGATTGAAATCACAACAGAGGATGGAAAAAGAGTAACTTTAAAACCATCAGATAGAATAGTTTATGATTTTGAAATAAATTTTGAACATCCTGCTATTGGAAAACAAAAATTCCATTTTGACTACTCAATTGAAGAATATAAAAATAATATTAGCCGTGCAAGAACTTTTGGATTTTTACATGAAGTACAATATTTAAGAAGTATAGGATTAGCACAAGGTGGTTCTATGGAAAATGCTATTGTACTTGATAAAACAAAAGTTTTAAATCCAGAAGGTTTAAGATTTGATGATGAATTTGTTAGACACAAAATCTTAGATGCAATTGGTGATATGGCACTTTTAGAATATACTTTAGTTGGTGAATATGATGCAGTTGCTGGAAGCCATCACTTAAACCATTTATTAACTAAAAAACTTTATGAAGATGAAGCAAACTATGAAATAATTGATTTAGAAGAAGCTAGTAGTGAAGCTAGTGTATTTGAAATGGCTTATTCAAAAGTTGAAAGTTGATAAAAATTGATAGAAATTTTAGTTATAACTATTTCAAACCCTTTATTAATAGGAATTTATGAAAATAAAAAACTAATCAAAGAGTATAAATTAGATGGTAAAACAAGTGATGTTTTACCCACTCTTTTTCAAAAACTATTAAATCATTATAATATTAAAAGAATAATTTATGTTAATACTCCTGGCTCTTTTATGGCTATAAAAGTAGCTTATATATTTTTAAAAACCGTTTGCCTTACAAAAAATATAGAATTAAACTCTGTAAGTGGTTTTGAATTTAATAATAATTCACCTATAAAAGCTTTAGGTCAAAAATACTTTATAAATGAAACAAATAACCTTAAAGTAGATTTTTTAGAAAAAGATTGTATAATCTGCGACTTTAAATTACCTTTGTGTATAGAAAAATATAATTTTAATAAAGAAACGCTGCCAATTTATAATTTACCAGCTGTTTAAAGGAATATTCAATTATGAAAGTAAGCGTTCCCGCTACGAGTGCAAATTTAGGACCAGGATTTGATTGCTTAGGTCTTGCAGTATCATTAAAAAATCAAGTAATTATTAGACCTTCAAAGTTTCATAGTGTATCATTAAAAGGTGAAGGTGCAAATAATCCAGCACTTAAAGACAACAATATGTTTATCTCTATTTTTAATGATTTTTATCAAAATTTATCTCATAAAAAAAGATTTTTTAGATTTGAATTTCAAAATGAAATTCCATTATCAAGAGGTTTAGGAAGTTCATCTGCTGTTATTGTTTCAGCAATTGCAAGTGCTTATGCAATAGAAGGAATAAAATTAGAAAGAGATAAGCTGTTGAATTTAGCACTTGCTTATGAAAGTCATCCTGATAATATTACTCCTGCAGTTATGGGTGGATTTAATGTTGCTTGTGTTCAAGAAAATGAAGTAAAATATATAAATAAACCTATCCCAAAAAGTTTAAAAGCCGTTATTGTTGTACCAAATAGAGCTATTTCAACTGCTATGTCAAGAAAAACTTTACCATTCAAATATTCAAAAGAAGATACTATTTTTAATATTTCTCATTCATCACTTTTAACAGCAGCTTTTATGAGTGAAAATTGGGAGATGTTAAAATATGCTTCAAATGATCAGGTTCATCAAAAATATAGAATGAAGCAGATGCCAGAACTTTTTGAAGTTCAAAAAACTGCTTTAAAAGAAGGTGCTTTAATGAGTACATTATCAGGTTCTGGTTCAACTTTATTTTCAATGGCATACACTGATGACAGTAGAAATCTTGAAAAAGCTCTAAAAAATAAATTCCCTCATTTTAGAGTTTTTGTTGTAGATTTTGATAATACTGGTGTGAAAATAGAACTTTGATATTTTTTGCAATTAAGTATATTTTGGGTATAATGCTTGGCTAATTTAAAAAAAATCTTAAGAACTTGTATTTTTTGTAAAGGGAAATTTGAACAAAAAGAGTTATTAAGATTAAAATGTAAAGATAAAAAGTTGTCCCTTTATGACAATTTAGGAAGAAGTTTTTATGTCTGTGAAGCTTGTATTTTGAAATTTCAAACTATGAATGAAAAAGATTATAAAAAATATGAAAAACCACTTTGTAAAGAGTGTAAAAATAAAGATGAGTATGTTATACAACTTAAGGAGATTCTAACAGATGTCAGATACAGTAAGAGTTTATGAAATTGCAGAAGAAGCAGGTGCAAGTAGCCAAGATGTTATTGCAAAAGCTAAAGATTTAGGAATAGAACTTAAATCTCCTCAAACAGCAGTTTCTTATGAAGATGCAGAAGAGATTACAAAATATATGATGACAGGAAAAAGTGAGCGATTAGCTACTAAACCTGCCAAAGTAAAAAAAGTAGTAAAAAAAGAAGAAGTAAAAAAAGAGACAGAAGAAATTGAAACTCCAAAAGAAAAGATAGAAACTGTACAAAAAGTAGAAAAAGAGATTATTAAAAAACCAGAACTAAAAAAAGTAGAAATTTCAAAGCCAATTTCAAAAGCGCCTCAAAAATCTGAAGAAGAATCTGAAAACTTAGAAAATCCAAATAAAATTGTTCCTAAAAGAAAAGGTCTAGTTATTATCAAGAAAAAAAGACCTAAAGAAGAAGAATTAGAAGAGCAACAAACTATAACAGAAAATCAATCTAAAAAACAAATGAAATCATTAAGTGAAATACTTGGTGGCGTAGATGATGAAGAAAAATCATACAATGAACCAAAAAACAAAGAAAATGATGACATAAAAAAACAAAAAGTTAAAAAAGAGAAGAAAAAACCTCTTATAAAAACTCAAGATCACGGAAAAAAACTTGATGTAGATAGAGAATATTCAGATGAATTTGCAAGCAGTGATGATTCTCTTTTAGGAGAAGAAATAGTTTTATTAGATATGGATTTAAGCGATTCTTATAAAATATTTGATGAGCCAAAACCTCAAAATATTGTAAATCAATCAAGAAGTTCAAAACCAGCTGCATTTGGAAATGTTCCTCAAGGTTTAAAAAGAGGAAAAAGAAAAAAAAGAATCGTTAGAACTCAAGAAAAAGCTGAAATTACATCAGTTACAATTCCTGAAGATATCAGAGTTTATGAATTTGCAGAAGCTTGTGGTAAATCTCCAGCAGAAGTTATTACAGTTTTATTTAGTTTAGGAATGATGGTTACAAAAAATGACTTTTTAAAACAAGATGAGTTAGAAATTCTTGGTGAAGAGTTTGGAATTGAAGTAACTGTTAAAGATGCTTTAGAAGACGTAAATTATGTTGAAACTTATAATGATGAAGAAGATATTGATACATCATCATTTGTAACAAGACCTCCAGTTGTTACAATTATGGGACACGTTGACCACGGTAAAACTTCACTTTTAGATAAAATTAGAAGTTCAAAAGTTGCTGCTGGTGAAGCTGGTGGAATTACACAACATATCACATCTTATACAGTTACTAAAAATGGTCAAGAAATTACATTTGTTGATACTCCAGGTCACGCAGCTTTCTCAGCTATGAGAGCAAGAGGAGCTAATGTAACAGATATTATTATTATCGTTGTTGCTGCTGATGACGGTGTTAAAATGCAAACAGAAGAAGTTATTTCTCACGCAAAAGCAAGTGGTTGTCCAATTATCGTTGCTATGAATAAAATGGATAAAGAAACAGCAAACCCAGATATGGTAAAAGCTCAAATGGCAGAAAAAGGTCTTACTCCTATTGATTGGGGTGGAGATATTGAATTTATTGGAGTTTCTGCTAGAACTGGTGATGGAATTGAAGATTTACTTGAAAATATCTTATTACAAGCAGAAATTTTAGAATTAAAAGCTGATCCTACTGCAAAAGCAAAAGCAACTGTTATAGAAGCTAGCTTAGAAAAAGGTAGAGGACCAGTAGCTAATGTTATTGTTCAAAATGGAACTTTAAAAATTGGTGATAATATAGTTTGTGATACTACTTTTGGTAGAGTAAAAGCAATTACTGACGATAATGGAAAACCTGTTAAAGAACTTGGATTAAGTCAAACAGGTACTGTATTAGGATTAAATGAAGTTCCAACTACTGGTTCTGTTTTAGTTGCTATGGATACAGAAAAAGAAGTAAGAGAAATCGCAACAACAAGAGCTGAACATGCACGTGCAAAAGAGTTATCAAAATCTACAAAAGTTTCTTTAGAAGAGATGAGTGGATTAATTGCTGAAGGGAAAATCAAACAATTACCAGTAATTATCAAAGCTGATGTTGGTGGTTCATTAGAAGCAATTAAAGGTTCTTTAGAAAAAATAGCAAATGATGAAGTTAAAGTAAAAGTTGTTCATGCAGCTGTTGGTGGAATAACTGAATCTGATTTAGTACTAGCCGGAGCTAGTGGTGAATGTATTATCTTAGGATTTAATGTAAGACCAACTGGTTCAGTAAAAGCAAAAGCAAAAGCTGACGGAGTTACAATCAACACTTACTCAATTATTTATGATTTAATTGATGATGTTAAACATGCACTTTCAGGAATGATGAGTGCAGTAATAAGAGAAGAAAATACTGGTCAAGCTGAAGTTAGAGATACTTTCGTTGTTCCAAAAGTTGGAACAGTTGCAGGATGTTTAGTAACTGATGGAAAAGTAATCAGAGGTGGTCATGCAAGAATTATTAGAGATGGTGTTGTTACATATACTGGTAAAATTTCATCTTTAAAAAGATTTAAAGACGATGTTAAAGAAGTTGCTAATGGTTATGAATGTGGAATTATGTTTGACAAATTTAATGATATTAAAGTTGGAGATTTTATTGAAACATTTATTCAAATTGAAGAGAAAGTATCAGTAGACGATTAAGATGAAAAGTATAAATCTTCAAAGAACAGAATCACTTTTAATGGAATTAATTCCTCAAGCATTATCTAATTTAGATGATGAAAGAATTAATTCTTTACCTATTACAGGTGTGAACTGCAAAAATGGTAAATATGATGCAATAGTATATTTTGATGGTAGTGATTTTGATAAAGATGAAATAAAAGCTATTATTTCTTTATTAAATAGAGCAAATGGTAGAATAAAAAGTGATGTATTAGCAAGTACAAGTTGGTATAAATGTCCTAATTTTACTTTTGTAAATGATACTAGTTTAGAAAAGTCAAAACATATTGAAGATTTATTTGCACAAATTAAAAAAACAAAAAGTAGTGAAGAATGAGTTTAGAAGAATCAATAAAATTAACGGTTGAAAGTCTTGGTGCTAAGCTATATGACATATCAACTTTAAGAGAACATGACAAAAATATTTTTAGAGTTAGCATAACTTGCGAAGGTGGAGTTAACCTTGATAAATGTGCAGAAATTTCAAGAATGTTATCTCCAATCTTAGATGTTGAAGAACCTATGAATGGTGAATATCTTTTAGAAGTTAGTTCTCCTGGAATTGAAAGAAAATTGAAAAAAGTTGATCATTTTCTTGCTTCAATTGGAGAAAAAGTAAAAGTAAAAAATTTTGCAACAGAAGTTTTCAAAGGGGAACTGATTTGTGCAGATGAAGAAAAAATCGTAATTAAAACTGAATTTGGAAACGAAGAATTAACTTATGATAATATCTTAAGTGCTGCAACTTATTTTGAATGGTAAAATAGAGTCAAATTATGAAAATTGATGATAATTTTTATATGAGACTTGCCATTGATGAAGCTTGGAAACATCAACTTTTAACTTATCCTAATCCTGCTGTTGGCTGTGTTATTGTAAAAAATCAAAGATTACTAGCTGTTGAAGCACATAAAGAAGCTGGTATGCCTCATGCTGAAGTAAATGCTCTTAAAACTGCTTATTTAAAAGATAATCCAAATAGTATTTTAAAAACAAAAAATTCATCTTTTGATATTCACCAATTTTTATTACAAAATCATAATGGTTTTTTTAATGATTGTGAAATATATGTAACACTTGAACCTTGCAATCATATAGGTAAAACTCCTTCTTGTGCAAACCTCTTAAAAGAGTTAAAACCCAAAAGAGTAATTATTAGCGTAAAAGATCCTAATAAACAAGCAACAGGAGGCTTAGAAACGCTTAGAAATGAAAATATTAATGTTACATTAGACATATTAAAAAAAGATGGTTTAAATCTAATTTTACCATTTATCTCTTGGCAAAATAAATCTTGTATATTTTTTAAAATGGCACAAACGTTAAATGGAAGTATTGATGGAAAAATATCTTCAAATAGAGCTTTAGCATATGTTCATACATTAAGAGATAAGATTGATTTACTTGTTATTGGCGGAAATAGCGTAAGAATTGATAAACCGACACTTGATACTC
Protein-coding regions in this window:
- the nadA gene encoding quinolinate synthase NadA, giving the protein MNLKEEIKKLKEELDVTLVAHFYQRDEVFELADITGDSLELAKKVMNTNTKFVVFCGVGFMGESVKIMSPQKRVLMPKVACCAMARMIDEGYFEQNLKKINEAGIPNENILPITYINSSARVKARVGMMGGMVCTSSNAYKIIEKGLKSDKKIFFVPDRCLGQNFAKSLNLKSAVVGDGTDLKEADIICYNGFCSVHQQFSVDDIEFYREKFPGILVAVHPECDPSVCDKADFVGSTSQLITYIKNLDPEQKVVVGTEFNMVNRLRTKNTYILSSTKPECPTMNETTLEDVYRTLKSIKDDNISKETEIYVDEETIKWAKVALERMFEV
- the nadC gene encoding carboxylating nicotinate-nucleotide diphosphorylase, with the protein product MINIRKFVKNAINEDNGRGDLFFDIAPEGNFTAKIISKSEGILAGVKYANILAKTEKFKIVFLKQDGDFIHKGDVLATLEGRASKLLSSERTLLNMLQHASGIATMANKYSKMIEDTHVVLLDTRKTRPQLRDFEKYASRIGGAINHRLGLDDCLMLKDTHLRTIDNLAEFVKKARKRISWVTKIEIECETLDQVKEAMAAGADIIMCDNMTPEQIKGVVTFRNENYPHILLEASGNINFQTIREFALTGVDAISSGSIIHQATWLDFSMRVD
- a CDS encoding DHH family phosphoesterase, whose product is MKKDFILNNKVDMSEYTKALELIEKSKYILIITHVNPDPDSIGSALALSNLFYENKIKHKVFNISSDLPQNLDFIPRFEKITSELPSFFDLAISVDCGTYGRLGFELPSNIPLINFDHHKSNDNFGAVNIVDSMKSSTAELVYEFFKHNGLYITKASATALYVGIYDDTLAFSLNRCDEITFQKINFLVECGASPSDIANKLLRRDSLAKYRIIPKVLNSLELYQEGAVASIIAKEEWFKETGAHNRDCEDALDMIMSMAIVRIAFFVRIVNGVSRVSLRSKGKIDVALIASKFNGGGHFNAAGCTLEMKDVEIAKNIVLKEILELYK
- a CDS encoding M23 family metallopeptidase translates to MSYINKKSSWLYILVAIMFVVVGVLAYALTLDRSAPKIIVQNEVMGKDIYWNLQNPIKIDIGDASGIKSYEVTFNDGQSQINLDTKVVKEDQNSVSLEISSPKNSEFLKATNGTLKIVAFDNSKWNFFKGNEATKTTNVIIDRRSPIANVITNSYLLRQGGSGVLIVEVADDNLKDYYVTFNDEVIFELFPFYKKNYYISIITWPIDIKEFKRVNLVAIDMAGNKSVTKIPYYIQPFKEKVDELKISDEFANNISKKVLEESNMPVPLEPAEIFVKANKELRQKNLQTMKEVVVQNFKNNEQIPFNVKPFVRLPNAATFAMFGERRHYFYGDQKIDEAWHLGMDWASVKRADINITNPGKVIFKDYLGIYGNSIIVDHGLGLASLYAHTSSQNVEVGDFVTTGQHIANTGATGAVFGDHLHFGILIQGIEANPNEWLDVSWMNKNLDQTMKDAIKIIDGKK
- the lpxC gene encoding UDP-3-O-acyl-N-acetylglucosamine deacetylase, which produces MKQRTIAKNVDIVGIGLHKGVPVKMRLEPLDSDMGIIFYRSDAGVTIPVKKEFVVDTKMATVIGKDGVVISTIEHLLSAIYAYGIDNLRIVLDNDEVPVLDGSSAGYCMLIEEAGIKELEKSKKAIKIKKEIEITTEDGKRVTLKPSDRIVYDFEINFEHPAIGKQKFHFDYSIEEYKNNISRARTFGFLHEVQYLRSIGLAQGGSMENAIVLDKTKVLNPEGLRFDDEFVRHKILDAIGDMALLEYTLVGEYDAVAGSHHLNHLLTKKLYEDEANYEIIDLEEASSEASVFEMAYSKVES
- the thrB gene encoding homoserine kinase; protein product: MKVSVPATSANLGPGFDCLGLAVSLKNQVIIRPSKFHSVSLKGEGANNPALKDNNMFISIFNDFYQNLSHKKRFFRFEFQNEIPLSRGLGSSSAVIVSAIASAYAIEGIKLERDKLLNLALAYESHPDNITPAVMGGFNVACVQENEVKYINKPIPKSLKAVIVVPNRAISTAMSRKTLPFKYSKEDTIFNISHSSLLTAAFMSENWEMLKYASNDQVHQKYRMKQMPELFEVQKTALKEGALMSTLSGSGSTLFSMAYTDDSRNLEKALKNKFPHFRVFVVDFDNTGVKIEL
- a CDS encoding YlxR family protein — translated: MANLKKILRTCIFCKGKFEQKELLRLKCKDKKLSLYDNLGRSFYVCEACILKFQTMNEKDYKKYEKPLCKECKNKDEYVIQLKEILTDVRYSKSL
- the infB gene encoding translation initiation factor IF-2 — its product is MSDTVRVYEIAEEAGASSQDVIAKAKDLGIELKSPQTAVSYEDAEEITKYMMTGKSERLATKPAKVKKVVKKEEVKKETEEIETPKEKIETVQKVEKEIIKKPELKKVEISKPISKAPQKSEEESENLENPNKIVPKRKGLVIIKKKRPKEEELEEQQTITENQSKKQMKSLSEILGGVDDEEKSYNEPKNKENDDIKKQKVKKEKKKPLIKTQDHGKKLDVDREYSDEFASSDDSLLGEEIVLLDMDLSDSYKIFDEPKPQNIVNQSRSSKPAAFGNVPQGLKRGKRKKRIVRTQEKAEITSVTIPEDIRVYEFAEACGKSPAEVITVLFSLGMMVTKNDFLKQDELEILGEEFGIEVTVKDALEDVNYVETYNDEEDIDTSSFVTRPPVVTIMGHVDHGKTSLLDKIRSSKVAAGEAGGITQHITSYTVTKNGQEITFVDTPGHAAFSAMRARGANVTDIIIIVVAADDGVKMQTEEVISHAKASGCPIIVAMNKMDKETANPDMVKAQMAEKGLTPIDWGGDIEFIGVSARTGDGIEDLLENILLQAEILELKADPTAKAKATVIEASLEKGRGPVANVIVQNGTLKIGDNIVCDTTFGRVKAITDDNGKPVKELGLSQTGTVLGLNEVPTTGSVLVAMDTEKEVREIATTRAEHARAKELSKSTKVSLEEMSGLIAEGKIKQLPVIIKADVGGSLEAIKGSLEKIANDEVKVKVVHAAVGGITESDLVLAGASGECIILGFNVRPTGSVKAKAKADGVTINTYSIIYDLIDDVKHALSGMMSAVIREENTGQAEVRDTFVVPKVGTVAGCLVTDGKVIRGGHARIIRDGVVTYTGKISSLKRFKDDVKEVANGYECGIMFDKFNDIKVGDFIETFIQIEEKVSVDD
- the rbfA gene encoding 30S ribosome-binding factor RbfA translates to MKSINLQRTESLLMELIPQALSNLDDERINSLPITGVNCKNGKYDAIVYFDGSDFDKDEIKAIISLLNRANGRIKSDVLASTSWYKCPNFTFVNDTSLEKSKHIEDLFAQIKKTKSSEE
- the rimP gene encoding ribosome maturation factor RimP, producing MSLEESIKLTVESLGAKLYDISTLREHDKNIFRVSITCEGGVNLDKCAEISRMLSPILDVEEPMNGEYLLEVSSPGIERKLKKVDHFLASIGEKVKVKNFATEVFKGELICADEEKIVIKTEFGNEELTYDNILSAATYFEW
- the ribD gene encoding bifunctional diaminohydroxyphosphoribosylaminopyrimidine deaminase/5-amino-6-(5-phosphoribosylamino)uracil reductase RibD; translation: MKIDDNFYMRLAIDEAWKHQLLTYPNPAVGCVIVKNQRLLAVEAHKEAGMPHAEVNALKTAYLKDNPNSILKTKNSSFDIHQFLLQNHNGFFNDCEIYVTLEPCNHIGKTPSCANLLKELKPKRVIISVKDPNKQATGGLETLRNENINVTLDILKKDGLNLILPFISWQNKSCIFFKMAQTLNGSIDGKISSNRALAYVHTLRDKIDLLVIGGNSVRIDKPTLDTRYIQGKNPDIFIYSKNKVFDTNIPLFKIPNRKVLISDDLYKLLDYKFIMIEGVYNLLDKLKERIDFFILIISPKIRKGQNALNEIDLDFEIIHENFIGEDKIVFLKRK